The sequence attaaaaaaacaagTAATAGTAGAATTCAATTAATAGAATTGAGTTTGAGCTATAATTGACAAATTATAACCTGCACTCCGACTACTTTGCACTAGGGCCTAATGGCAGGCGATACGGGCGGGACAATAATATCTGcttttttagttttctctaaattatgataaaataaattataaagttaatattatattaaaaaaatatattgaataaaattttatatttatgaaaattgatttttaccTAGTAAAACTGtcgtaattattttaatttataataatataaatgagttataaataaaattaaataggattttatatattataattatttttaatattttaaaataataatatattaaatttttttaatatctttcgTGACTTTTTATACATAAACTCGAActatatgtattaaaaataaataaatatatgttaacataaaaaatttatatgtcaaataattagtaagtaaaataaattaaaattaaatagatctataatgatttctttaaattaattaatttttaattttttgaaattatttggtaattaaaaagttgataaatataaaattaattaaaattaagtatatttaggatgatttttttaaaattaatgttcATCATTTGtcatatgtatatttaatatacataTCATGTAGTGCCAtcattatattcttaaaaattatacatatgttaatttatttattagttatcatgtgttattataattttttattcatcgCTTGTAGTTATAATGTTCATTTACGTGTATATTTAATGTTCAAGTAATGTCATCATaatgtttattatttgtagTTGTAATGttcattacatatatatttaatgttaatGTAATGTAATTGTATGTTTTTTATTCATCGCTTGTAGTTGTAACGTTCCTTTAGtgttcattatttttatttttaatgttcattatttttttattaatatctatGTAATATcgttattatatttatcaattgtaGTTTTAATATCCATtacgtgtatatttaatattcatatgattttattataatatttgtcACTTTTACTTTAGTGTTtgttatatgtatatttaattttcatataatgttgttataatgtttattatttttattcttttaacaattgattattaaaattattattattaatttatttgggATTGTTTGTGAGGTCCGTTAGTGAAGCTTATGATCTatattatgattaaatattaataatcattaGTTGATTAAtggatattaaaattattaatgaacaccatattcattaattgattcaatatatatatatatatatatattattacataatataaattctcATTCAGTCAGAAAAAAACAGTTAAGCTAAAATTATCctacaaatatttataccATGATACACATAtagtttctaataaaattaaactaacaaacaatgaatatttaacatttaaataatGAACATTCAGTACATATTTGATGAacataagttaataaatatttaaaacaaacttaatgaacataaattattCTAGAAAAATACGCATCAATATCTGATGCATGTCAATACTTAGACCGAACAACATAGCTACATAGTCCAAAATCCTTTTATAAGAATCCGTTAGAACTAGTCCAAACCCAATTCTATTAGTTGGTCCTTATACTTACTCGTTGATTTAACTcctatattaatcaattaattaaagatttaatatgATACTAGAGTAGGTTTggctcaaatttttaattactagCTTCTGTATGAATGTTTAATTCCAACAATTTGGTTCGATAGTGTTACTGTATTTCAATTAAACTTCATGTTCCAGGGAGAgattaatttcaaattgacATATGAAAGTCAAAGTCAAATTCTAATTACACTTAATAATAGGAGtgtgatgtgtcttttttagtactcACAAGTGTACGAACTattcctatagtaagggtaagtttaccacgaggtcgatgactcaagaaactatgaggccacttattataaagactaattatcaatacaaaataataaaagtaaatctaaactgTCTAAATCAGTATGTTAAGAGagtaatattcataaagtaaagtaactaaacaataaataaatatgcaatgcaaatgcaaatgcttatgatctaagactatatgctaaaatagtatttagtctagtcatttatttagtaatctccttgtttactttaagcctagatctaatgaatcaGATGTTGATGTGCCTTTTTtcctaaatcactcaagctaatgatgcaacttaagtttcttataccaacatagattaaagtaaagatgatgtttctaatacttttaacctaaagattttcatacaaaatattactactaaattgatattatggtcaaccaataattatagatgaaactaataaatatatgaaattaaagaaatcattcattaaataaataaataacaagattcaTACATAAGTTAAAatgctaaactaaacacttatgaaaactagcctaacatatttaatccaatgatcatggtatttaaatagaaagacaaaaaataataaatcctTATAAATTCAGAATTTCTTTAAGTAGGAAGAAAATTGATCCTCAGTCTCCACTGCTTGAAAAACTCATTAGAtcttaaaaaaagtaatgaaaactaaactaaagtgtttTATGGAAAACTGTAAagaattatggagagaataatagtggcaggtgtagagagcaagtaggagaaaactctcctatttttttaattagattttatagagatttatatagagaaaaGAGTCATCCTCTATATAAGTCTCCCTAGAGATGCATacctaatataatattatctaatggataagactttaagtatcttaatctctaccaaatattatcccataaataactcttaatttaaatcctaataattatataagatgactaaaatatctctTGGGTCTTGTAATTAGCAGTCCATGCGTCTTAATCTTAGACCTTGATATGAACATGTCCCATTAAActtcttttagctccatatttttctctttttgcaaATATTCCgaaaaatagacaattaagcttaagtgaggtaaaagtacatattttcaccattttatatataaaaacatatcattaaagctctaaaatacttttaaatatctatacataatttggaccgatcaaGGTGCTCATAGTTCGACTAACCGAactattaactaaaaattaagatcgaatcattcattttaattttttattcttaaaaccAAAACCAAACCGAATGAACGAATTAACCGATAACTGATCTACTCGGACTGGTTAACCTTGGTTTATGGTTTTAACCGTTACAATTATTCAACAAATATTTTCAGGAAAATCTTGAGTAAAAACAATAATTCTAACTGaaataagtataattaaaagttacaGTACAAGATATGCaacaaacattaaaaatacattattttaaaaagtatatagaTTCCAAATATTTGGATACAAAGTTgcttaaaatttcttttatgaatatCCATCATAAGgagaaaatttaaatctaaaaataaaggaagTAGCTCTTAGTTATCAATAttgatgagaaaagaaaataaggttattttagatatatttatattaaatatataagatataatacttttagtaCGTTAATTGAAAATCACagttttttgtttaaaaaatcaaaatcgaactaaaaatcataattataaaaaaaattagtgcCTAAACTTAAACCATCAATTTgattattcaataaatttagttGGATTTAATCGGTTTcgatttaaataattttttttctcagcCCTACTTGGAAGGGAGTGTTAGAAatcttatgaaaaaaataaaaaataaaaaaaatttattaaagtttACAATTCAACCAATTAACAAACTAATTTCAgtgattttgatattatttagaccaaaattaaattatgttagTTGGGCTCCGTGTGCGTCCCATTCCTAAGGGAACACATCAcaaatttctaaaaagaaaaaaagaatgtaaCATATGGCAGCATTACGCTATTCCTTACGGAAATAGTGTCCCATTTACAATCCGACAGCCCAGCGTATCTaaacaaatttcaaattcCCGCCAAACAAGCTCTCATTTTCCGAAAGccatttttgaatttttgaaaagtaatttcttttttattttctaaaaagttGAAGTTAAAGCAAAGAGAAGCGGAGGAAAGAGCGAGTTGACTCGGGAATGGGTGACGAGGAGTTCATGGCGAACGAGTCTGACACGGTCGGAGCGACTGGTTCTTCAAATAAACCCCCAAGGctatttattaaagaaatggTTATGAGGAACTTCAAATCTTACGCTGGTGAACAACGCGTTGGTCCTTTTCACAAGGTTTCGCTTTggcttttttaattttcagttttgtTTCATTTCTGGGCTCTCTTTGGCTAAAGATGAAAAATTAGAGCTCTTTCGGTTAtctaattttatcaaaattcgcTTTGCGCCTCAGAGTTTCTCTGCAGTAGTCGGACCTAATGGAAGTGGAAAGAGTAATGTAATTGACGCGATGCTGTTTGTTTTTGGAAAGCGAGCAAAGCAGGTTCTGTAATAAATTTCtcgttttcttgtatttttactCAACGCATTGTCTAGAATTCAGCTATTTTTCAACGCATTGTATTTTTACTCAAAGAAGTACTGCTTTGGGTAGATATtagtttttgttgttgttcGGTTTTAGGGTTTAACTTTCATTTAATCTCTTGTGCCTTGATTGGAATGTGCAGATGAGACTTAATAAAGTTTCTGAACTTATTCACAACTCTACAAATCACCAGAATTTGGATAGTGCTGGTGTTTCTGTTCATTTTCAGGAAATTATAGATCtggtaattatttttttaaaattttgtttacaTGTAACTACTTACATGTCTTAGTGATTTAAAGGTACCTTTGTCAAAGTTTTAAATGAACATATCTTCAAACTGATTTCTCCATCAGGATGATGGGAACTATGAAGTTGTTCCACGGAGTGATTTTGTAATCACTAGGGTTGCATTTCGTGATAACTCTTCCAAGTATTACATCAATGATCGTGGAAGTAATTTTACTGAGGTCACCAAGAAACTGAAAGGGAAGGGGGTTGACCTCGACAATAACCGTTTTCTTATTCTTCAGGTGTGTTTTGGAAATATACCATTGTAATTTGAGCGAGAATTTGGTGTCTGGATTTTGAGATTTTGCTGCTGTTATTTCAGGGAGAAGTTGAGCAGATTTCATTGATGAAGCCTAAAGCACAAGGACCACATGATGAAGGTTTTCTTGAATACTTGGAAGACATAATTGGAACTGATAAATATGTTGAAAAGATTGAAGAATCATCTAAGGAGTAAGCATTTTGTTTCCCTTTTAAGTTTAGGAACATATCTACATGCTCTTATTTCTACATTCTGAATCCAAATTCTGGATGAGAGTATGCATTACACTAGTTATTTGTTCAAGTGAAACCCCAGGGAGAAAATTATCAGTTATGTTAACTGTTATAATAATGAGAAGCTCAAAGTAAAAAGTACATACAGGCAGGGAAGTACTGAAAAAGAAGGTAATTTGTTGCATGGTACCAATAAACTGTTGTGGTGACTGGGTGGTTTGAAACTGCAGTGGATAATGTTAGTTGGATGGTGATGGTAGCTATTGCAGTGATAATAACAATGGTGATGGTGGAGTGATGACGGTCATGATCATAGCTATACTGTTGGGTGATGAGGGTGGTTGCTGAAACATTGACTGGGAAATGGTGGTGAGGTGATAACAGCAATTGTTCATCATGGTGGCATTGTACATGCTGGCATGGCAATGATTGGTTTCTATAATGGCGGTAGAAATGAAAGTGGCGGGTATTGGTGGTGGTTAGGTGTTTGGGAGGGAAGATAGCTGTACTGGCAATGATGTGGTTGTGCTTATTCTGTTTAAATTTCATGTGTTTGGGGAGGGAAGATAGCTGTATTGGCAATGATGCGGTGGCTTCAGTTCTATTTAAATTCCAACCTATGCTTTCTAGATTTTACATTGCTTAAGGACTAAAAACTGTCTGCATTTTATTGTCACTGTTTCCTAAACAGCACTTGCAATGTAATTTGATGTTATTTACTCTCATATTTGTTCCCATTGCTTACTTTCATTCATGTTCTCATAGGCTGGAATCCCTTAATGAGAAAAGGTCTGGGGTAGTGCAGATGGTTAAATtagcagaaaaagaaagagatagcTTGGAGGTTTGTTTACTTTGTTATAACTAACCTTGTTAACTTTAGTGTTTCATTAGATCATCACCACATATGTTTAATTAAGTTTGTTGTTCTTCATCTGTGGTGTAGGATGTGAAGAATGAAGCAGAGTCCTATATGCTGAAAGAGTTATCACTTTTGAAATGGCAAGAGAAAGCTACAAAATTAGCTTATGAGGATAATGGTGCAAAAATGGTTGAAATGCAAGCAAATGTTACTAGCCTAGAAGAAAATTTAAGTGCTGAAAGGTTAGTTTAGATATGAAAGTACTTAATTTGTTTGTTCCATGACTAAGCTTGTTGGAATTTGTTCAAGTTTTTGTCATCTTGTTTAGGGAGAAGATTCAAGAAAGTCATAAAACTTTGAAGGAGCTTGAGACTGTGCATAAGAAATACGCGAAAAGACAGGAGGTTTGTACTGCTTGTATTTTATATCTTGGTAACCATATGGTTGTGCATGTGTTTACctattaatgatatttaatttttcccCTTCGACATggaaataaatcttttatatatcaGGAACTTGACAGTGATCTCAGAAATTGTAAAGAGGAGTTTAAGGAGTTTGAAAGGCAGGATGTCAAATATCGGGAGGACTTGAAGCACAAGAAGCAAAAGATCAAGAAACTTGAAGATAAACTCGAAAAGGTACGGGAAAGGTGAGCTTTTTGGCAATTGAAAATGGACATTCATCTAAATGTTTTGTCTTCCTATGCAGGACTCATCAAAGATTGACGACCTAACAAAGGAGTGCGAGGACTCAACAAATTTGATTCCAAAACTTGAGGATGATGTTCCAAAGCTGCAAAAACTCTTGGTGGACGAGGAAAGAGTGTTAGAAGATATAGTAGAGAATGCTAAAGGTTGTGGCTTTTCCTTTTAGTTTGTAAACATTGAAAATTctttttggtttctttttatgaattattattattaatattaagatgcttattttaacatataaattagTGAGATATAAGCTGCTTAGAGTGCATTTCTTTACTCATTCTTGTCTGCCACTCTCTTTTAGCATGTGTATACTTTCTAAGTAAAGTTTCCGTATGTTGGTTGACAAACAGTTGAAACTGAAGGACATCGCTCTGAGCTTGTTAAGGTTCGTGCTGAACTAGAACCATGGGAAAAACAACTCATTGATCACAAGGGAAAAGTAGAAGTTGCATGTACTGAAAGCAAGCTTTTGAGTGAGAAGGTGAGGCTAGATGGTGCATGAATCTTATTTAATTGGAAATGCTCAATGATACGCTGTAGATATACTTAgcatttcaatttttaaaagataatttagcATGTTGTACTAGAACTCTTGTGAGCTGATGCTAGAGACTTCTGTTCTCCTTAGAGTGTTGCATGGAGTTCTTaagtaaatatgtaatttataTCAGTTATTATATATCACCAGTATTAAAGatatgaaattaaatcaattgtTTGCAATGTTGCCATACTCTTTGCTGACTGGTGAAAATTACTGAATTACTTTGCAAAGGATGTTATACTTGGCTAAAAATGTGCTTGTTGGTTGTTTCAGCACGAAGCTGGTCGTGCAGCTTTTGAAGACGCAAAAAAGCAGATAGATATTATTATGGGAAgaattgaaacaaaaactGCAGACATTGAAAAACTACAAAGTGAAATAGAAAAGCACAAGCATGTAGCATCAGAAGCCCATAATGTGGAACAAGTAAGTAAAATGCTGATAACTATCTGAACTTTGTTATTCTTATATGCTTTTGCTAAGTAGGAGGTGGTGCAAACACTTCTATGTTTTCAGGATTGCATCAAAGAACAAGAAGCATTGGTTACACATGAACAAGCTGCAAGACAAAAGGTTGCAGAACTTAAATCTACGGTTGAATCTGAAAGAAGTCAGGGTTCAGTTATGAGAGCAATTATGCAGGCAAAAGAATCTAACAAGATAGAGGGAATATACGGCCGGATGGGAGATTTAGGTGCTATTAATGGTGAGTGTCCTCAATGATGATTAATGGGAAGCCCGATTATGATTAAATACATTCTTTTTGGCATATTGTCCTTTAGCATACaatataattctaaatttgTTCAATTCAATTTGCGGAATTGCATGGGAGGCATGCATCATTAGGACTTCCTTTCCTCTTTGATGTACTTAACTTTTTTGTAATATATCCTCCATAGAACAAGAGGTGAAGTTTGTAGTAGAGCActtctttccttatttgtCTATTCTTTCCTTTTAATCTTGTCTGATGTTCGATAGACTTGTCTTTCcctgacatatatatatacatacaaaGCTTTATTTTCCTCAGTTTTTCAGTCATGGATATACAAGGTTCCAATTGTTTTATGTTTGACAGACTTGTCTTTCCCACATTTAAAGAAAACTTTGTTTTCCTCAATTTTCAGATTAATAACTTACAAGTTTGCATTTTTGTGTTACCTTGTATCACTTTCAGGTTAATGCGTTCACATTCTTGTTAATTTTTGTCATTGCAGCAAAATATGACGTTGCTATATCAACAGCCTGTCCTGGACTAGACTATATTGTGGTGGAGACAACTGCTGCAGCCCAAGCATGTGTTGAGCTTCTACGAAGAGAGAATCTTGGGGTTGCTACTTTCATGATATTGGTACTAACTGCATATTCTAGATGGTAGctcttaattattttgagcACCTCCAAGAACTTGCTGAACAAGGGTCGGGTGTTTTGGCCTGAAAAGTTTTGCcattaaaatgaatataaaatctcAGGACAAGATATCTGATGGCTGAATTGGCCAATTTTGCATGAACAACTTGATATTTGTTTTCCTTGTTGCGGTCTATCTCATAATTTAGGCTGTCTTACGAAATTTGACCTATGAAAAGTGGCTTCTGAAATGTTTAGATGATAACAATGACTAGTGCGTgcagaaaatatatattttagtgaGGCTTCCATCTATTGCATAGAAATGTCTAGACGGCAAGTTTGTGCAACAACTTTTGAATTTTGACATTATTTTGCATATGTGAAACTAAGGGCTTGCAGCAATAGTTCTGAAATTGTTAAGCATTTCATCAGAATTTCAGATAAAGGTCAATTGGGTTCTTAGATTTGGTAGACGCCTTATTTTGGAATGTGATTAACTGGTCAAGTACATTATGCTATATGCTTCAACAATTATGCCATTTCTTCGATGCAGGAGAAGCAAGTTGATCTCTTGCCAAAGTTGAAGGCTAAAGTAACCAGTCCTGAGGGAGTTCCACGTCTTTTTGATTTGGTTAAAGTTCAGGATGAAAGGATGAAGCTTGCGTTCTATGCTGCTTTGGGTAACACTGTTGTAGCAAGTGATCTGGATCAGGTAGATTCTAGCTTCTTAATGCagctcatatttacaaatttttaaatattgtttaTTTCCATGTAAATGCTGGAAAATTTCTTCATTGTAGCTCTTCCTAGCAGGAAAATTCTATGGATTTGATCTAAAATTGGTTGAATGCAGAAAAAAAGGATCCATTTAGCTACTTAGCTTAATCCAACTATGTTAATTTAAGCCTTAGTTGACTGAGTAGATAGCACTCTCTGAACATGCCCTTAATCTTTTGGCATCTGAACTAGTTTCATTAGATGCAGCTGCAGAAGCTTATAAGCGTTTTTATACTTTTGGTTGTTTTTGTTTCGTCTTTGTTCATAGAAGAAACTATGTGATTCAAAACCTTGAACAGGCAGAAGCTGTGGCTTTGTAGCTGCTGAAAGAATACTTTCTAAAATTTCCAAATATTGCCCTCAAATTAGGAATTATCTTTTGTTCTATTCCATATGCTTTGATCTCTTGCCATGTTTAGTCGAGCAGGTTCTTCAAGGATCTTTAAATGATTCTAAAGTTCCTGCGCCATTACTTTGAACTAGTGTACGCTAATTCTAGACCGGAAAATAATagattcttcttgttttctatATATAGGCTACACGAATTGCTTATGGTAGGAACATGGACTTCCGACGTGTGGTTACTCTTGATGGTGcactttttgaaaaatctgGTACGATGAGTGGTGGGGGAAGCAAGCCACGTGGTGGTAAAATGGGCACATCTATTCGATCTGCCAGCGTTTCTGCAGAAGTTGTTGCAAATGCTGAGAAGGAGCTCTCTACTATGGTTGGCAAATTAAATGACATCCgccaaaaaataattgatgcAGTGAGAAGTTACCAAGCCTCAGAAAAAGCAATTACTCATATGGAGATGGAATTGGCCAAAAGTCAGAAAGAGGTAATACGTATGTTGCAGTTTATGCAATCTTTTTTTAGCTGCTGCagaagaaataaatctaaaatgaCTACGTCTCAAACAGATTGACAGTTTGAATTCTGAACATAGTTATCTTGAGAAGCAACTTGGTTCCCTGGAGGCTGCATCACAGCCAAAGAAGGATGAGCTTGATAGGCTTAAGGAACTGAAGAAAATTATATCTTCAGAGGAAATGGAGATTGACAGACTTACACAAGGGTCTAAAAAGCTGAAAGAGAAGGTATATGAGGAATCCATCGTGTCTCTGATtcacatttaaatttttgattcCCTTCTGAATATCTAGATGTTCTTGATGTATAATTGACTGTATCTATAATGTCAAATGTTCTATAATTTTAGTCTGATAGTAAAGTTTAGTTGACTTAGGCTTAATCATCTCTGCTGACAGGCTTTGGAGCTTcagaataaaatagaaaatgctGGGGGTGAAACATTGAAAGCACAGAAGGCAAAAGTCAAGAAGATTCAGTCTGTAAGATCTAAGATGACTTTAAAATGTTGAAATTACTAAGATGTAGTGCTTGTACTAATTTATCCTCTGCATAAATCAGGAAATTGATAAGACAAGCACAGAGATCAACCGACAGAAGGTTCAAATAGAGACAAATCAGAAAATGATAAAGAAGTTAACTAAGGGGATTGAGGACTCCAAGAAGGAAAAGGATCGATTTGTTGAGGAGAAGGAAAAACTGAAAAGTGTTTTCAaggaaatagaagaaaaggCTTTTGCAGTTCAagagaattataaaaagaCACAGCAGGTCTATTTTTTGAATCTTTGAGTTTCAACATGGTAATTCAGTTATGgaagaattttcatttttgctGAATGCCTTGTCTATTGGCAGCTAATTGATCAACATAAAGAAGTGTTAGATAAAGCAAAATCTGAGTATGAAAATGTGAAGAAAATTGTGGATGAGTTGCGGGCATCGGAGGTACTGTgccaataaatttaattattatgttaCTAGTTTTTGGTCAAATGACAAACTAAATCAGTTGGTTTTCGTCATTTTATGGTACAGGTTGATGCTGACTACAAACTGCAAGATATGAAGAAATGCTACAAGGAGTTAGAATTGAAGGGAAAGGGTTACAAGAAAAAGCTCGATGACTTACAAAATGCTCTTACGCACCATATGGAGCAGTATGTGGATTTATGGAGAAGTCATCAGTATTTGTGGCTGCATTAtcatgatatatttttaatgttgtCTTGTTGGTTGCAGAATTCAGAAAGATCTAGTGGACCCTGAAAAGCTTCAAGCAACCTTGGCAGATGAGACTCTTGCCAAAGCCTGTGACCTCAGAAGGGCCATGGAAACGGTAGCATTGCTGGAAGCCCAACTAAAAGAGATGAATCCAAATCTGGAATCTATCTCAGAGTATGATCTTCTGTTTCAATTGCTATGAAAATTCATGCACAGGTTCTTACATTGACATTGTGCAATATACTCTGCTTAAAATGTACTTATTATTGCAGATATCGGGGAAAGGTTT comes from Ricinus communis isolate WT05 ecotype wild-type chromosome 5, ASM1957865v1, whole genome shotgun sequence and encodes:
- the LOC8261017 gene encoding structural maintenance of chromosomes protein 4, with the protein product MGDEEFMANESDTVGATGSSNKPPRLFIKEMVMRNFKSYAGEQRVGPFHKSFSAVVGPNGSGKSNVIDAMLFVFGKRAKQMRLNKVSELIHNSTNHQNLDSAGVSVHFQEIIDLDDGNYEVVPRSDFVITRVAFRDNSSKYYINDRGSNFTEVTKKLKGKGVDLDNNRFLILQGEVEQISLMKPKAQGPHDEGFLEYLEDIIGTDKYVEKIEESSKELESLNEKRSGVVQMVKLAEKERDSLEDVKNEAESYMLKELSLLKWQEKATKLAYEDNGAKMVEMQANVTSLEENLSAEREKIQESHKTLKELETVHKKYAKRQEELDSDLRNCKEEFKEFERQDVKYREDLKHKKQKIKKLEDKLEKDSSKIDDLTKECEDSTNLIPKLEDDVPKLQKLLVDEERVLEDIVENAKVETEGHRSELVKVRAELEPWEKQLIDHKGKVEVACTESKLLSEKHEAGRAAFEDAKKQIDIIMGRIETKTADIEKLQSEIEKHKHVASEAHNVEQDCIKEQEALVTHEQAARQKVAELKSTVESERSQGSVMRAIMQAKESNKIEGIYGRMGDLGAINAKYDVAISTACPGLDYIVVETTAAAQACVELLRRENLGVATFMILEKQVDLLPKLKAKVTSPEGVPRLFDLVKVQDERMKLAFYAALGNTVVASDLDQATRIAYGRNMDFRRVVTLDGALFEKSGTMSGGGSKPRGGKMGTSIRSASVSAEVVANAEKELSTMVGKLNDIRQKIIDAVRSYQASEKAITHMEMELAKSQKEIDSLNSEHSYLEKQLGSLEAASQPKKDELDRLKELKKIISSEEMEIDRLTQGSKKLKEKALELQNKIENAGGETLKAQKAKVKKIQSEIDKTSTEINRQKVQIETNQKMIKKLTKGIEDSKKEKDRFVEEKEKLKSVFKEIEEKAFAVQENYKKTQQLIDQHKEVLDKAKSEYENVKKIVDELRASEVDADYKLQDMKKCYKELELKGKGYKKKLDDLQNALTHHMEQIQKDLVDPEKLQATLADETLAKACDLRRAMETVALLEAQLKEMNPNLESISEYRGKVSLYNGRVEELNTVTQQRDDIKKQHDEWRKKRLDEFMAGFNTISLKLKEMYQMITLGGDAELELVDSLDPFSEGVVFSVRPPKKSWKNIANLSGGEKTLSSLALVFALHHYKPTPLYVMDEIDAALDFKNVSIVGHYVKDRTKDAQFIIISLRNNMFELADRLVGIYKTDNCTKSITINPGSFVVCGNAA